The following proteins are encoded in a genomic region of Arthrobacter jiangjiafuii:
- a CDS encoding catalase: MTDAANQTPENGEPNEVDQHLTTRQGHPVYDNQNSRTVGPRGPATLENYPFLEKISHFDRERIPERVVHARGFVAYGDFEASGKWGDEPIARYTRARLFSEPGKKTDVAIRFSTVIGGRDSSETARDPRGFAVKFYTEDGNWDLVGNNLGVFFIRDAIKFPDVIHSLKPDPITFRQEPARIFDFMSQTPESMHMLVNLFSPRGIPADYRHMQGFGVNTYKWVNEEGETKLVKYHWLPQQGVKSMTEADAANIQANDLGHASKDLYESIESGDYPKWDLYVQMMDDNDHPELDWDPLDDTKTWPEQDFEPKFVGTMTLTRNISDHHNEAEQISFGTGVLVDGLDFSDDKMLVGRTFSYSDTQRYRVGPNYLQLPVNSPKHAPAATNQRGGQMSYFTDLAPGQNPHVNYEPSITGGVPEAPKPAHDEQGPDLTGKLTRARLPRTNDYVQAGQRFQLMEAWEKDDLVANFAANIGEAVRPVQERMLWHFYMCDDELGSRVGEGLGIGLEEVRDLGPLATQTLSEAEKAWMKNLGRNGPRNVEGLTMTHCVPDEHVVVTR, encoded by the coding sequence ATGACAGACGCAGCGAACCAGACCCCCGAAAACGGCGAGCCCAACGAGGTGGACCAGCACCTGACGACCCGGCAGGGGCACCCCGTCTACGACAACCAGAACAGCCGGACGGTGGGACCACGAGGCCCCGCTACCCTGGAAAACTATCCCTTCCTGGAGAAGATCAGCCACTTCGACCGCGAGCGCATCCCGGAGCGGGTGGTGCACGCCCGCGGCTTCGTGGCCTACGGGGATTTCGAAGCCTCCGGGAAGTGGGGGGACGAGCCCATTGCCCGCTACACGCGGGCCAGATTGTTCTCCGAGCCCGGCAAGAAGACCGACGTCGCCATCCGCTTCTCTACCGTGATCGGCGGCCGGGACTCCTCGGAAACAGCCCGCGATCCGCGTGGCTTCGCGGTGAAGTTCTACACCGAGGACGGCAACTGGGACCTCGTGGGCAACAACCTGGGCGTGTTCTTCATCCGTGACGCAATCAAGTTCCCGGATGTCATCCACTCCCTGAAACCGGACCCGATCACCTTCCGGCAGGAACCGGCCCGGATCTTCGACTTCATGTCCCAGACCCCGGAGTCCATGCACATGCTGGTGAACCTGTTCAGCCCGCGTGGCATTCCGGCGGATTACCGGCACATGCAGGGTTTTGGCGTCAATACCTACAAGTGGGTGAACGAAGAAGGCGAAACCAAGCTGGTGAAGTACCACTGGCTGCCCCAGCAGGGCGTGAAATCCATGACGGAGGCGGACGCCGCCAACATCCAGGCCAACGATCTGGGCCACGCTTCCAAGGACCTCTACGAGTCGATCGAATCCGGTGACTATCCCAAGTGGGACCTGTACGTGCAGATGATGGATGACAACGACCATCCGGAGCTGGATTGGGATCCGCTCGATGACACCAAGACCTGGCCGGAGCAGGACTTTGAACCCAAATTCGTGGGCACCATGACCCTGACGCGGAACATCTCCGACCATCACAACGAGGCGGAACAGATTTCCTTCGGTACCGGCGTGCTCGTGGACGGCCTGGATTTCTCCGACGACAAGATGCTGGTCGGGCGGACCTTCAGCTATTCGGATACCCAGCGGTACCGGGTCGGGCCGAACTACCTGCAGCTGCCGGTGAATTCGCCCAAGCATGCTCCGGCGGCCACCAATCAGCGCGGCGGCCAGATGTCCTACTTCACCGACCTGGCACCGGGGCAGAACCCGCATGTGAACTACGAACCCTCGATCACCGGCGGGGTTCCGGAAGCTCCCAAACCAGCCCACGACGAGCAGGGCCCGGACCTCACCGGCAAACTGACCCGCGCCCGGCTCCCGCGCACCAATGACTACGTCCAGGCCGGCCAGCGCTTCCAGCTCATGGAGGCGTGGGAGAAGGACGACCTGGTGGCCAACTTCGCCGCCAATATCGGGGAGGCGGTGCGCCCGGTACAGGAGCGGATGCTCTGGCACTTCTACATGTGCGACGACGAACTGGGCTCGCGCGTCGGTGAGGGCCTGGGCATCGGGCTGGAGGAGGTCCGGGATCTTGGTCCGCTGGCCACCCAGACGCTCTCCGAGGCGGAAAAGGCGTGGATGAAGAATCTGGGCCGGAACGGGCCGCGCAACGTCGAGGGCCTGACCATGACCCACTGCGTTCCCGACGAGCACGTGGTGGTGACCAGGTAG
- a CDS encoding GNAT family N-acetyltransferase, with protein sequence MTVSVSRAEPADAAELSALAALTFPLACPPAVTAQDSAAFVAAHLSEASFQRYLAERSMRVLAARDRGDIIGYALLVLAPPADPEVAAALQEVPGPVAELSKCYVHPSAHGSGTAVLLMDAAVSMAAGEGYRSLWLGVNDLNERAQAFYRKSGFVESGRRSFVVGQHVFRDFILSRPLPRPAE encoded by the coding sequence GTGACCGTTTCCGTTTCCCGGGCTGAACCCGCCGACGCCGCAGAACTCTCCGCCCTGGCGGCCCTGACCTTTCCGCTGGCCTGCCCGCCGGCGGTAACCGCGCAGGACAGCGCCGCCTTTGTGGCCGCCCATCTGTCGGAGGCATCCTTCCAGCGGTATCTGGCGGAGCGATCGATGCGGGTCCTGGCAGCCCGGGACCGCGGCGACATCATCGGCTATGCCCTGCTGGTCCTCGCGCCGCCTGCCGATCCGGAGGTGGCAGCGGCCCTGCAGGAGGTGCCCGGACCGGTCGCCGAACTTTCCAAGTGCTACGTGCATCCATCCGCCCACGGTTCCGGGACGGCAGTACTCCTCATGGATGCCGCCGTTTCCATGGCTGCCGGCGAGGGATACCGCTCGCTGTGGCTTGGCGTGAACGACCTGAACGAACGGGCCCAGGCGTTCTACCGGAAGTCCGGCTTCGTGGAGTCCGGCCGGCGGAGCTTCGTCGTGGGCCAGCATGTTTTCCGCGACTTCATCCTGTCCCGCCCGCTGCCCCGCCCCGCCGAGTGA
- a CDS encoding DUF1684 domain-containing protein, whose protein sequence is MTPPVTVLQTADWRQRVFGLYAQVRLTAQEVSPSYAHGLWRAERDKLFAEHPASPLKPAARARFRGLEIGPYDPDLRCDALIDDDGAGQRMDVPTGTDGVVPFVRLGTVAADGVGRLAVWRLASYGGGIFLPVRDALSGTDGGSYGGGRYLLDTIKGASLGLGAAPGSLVLDFNFLYNPSCAYDEAWACPLPGPDNRTGAPLAVGEQYAQY, encoded by the coding sequence ATGACCCCACCTGTCACAGTGCTGCAGACAGCGGATTGGCGGCAGCGCGTCTTCGGCCTGTACGCCCAGGTGCGGCTCACCGCCCAGGAGGTGTCGCCGTCGTACGCCCACGGCCTCTGGCGCGCCGAACGCGACAAGCTCTTCGCCGAGCACCCCGCATCCCCGCTGAAGCCTGCCGCCCGGGCGCGTTTCCGCGGACTGGAGATCGGGCCCTACGATCCGGACCTGCGCTGCGATGCGCTGATTGACGACGACGGCGCAGGCCAGAGAATGGACGTCCCCACCGGGACCGACGGCGTGGTGCCGTTTGTGCGGCTGGGCACGGTGGCGGCCGACGGCGTGGGCCGGCTTGCCGTGTGGCGGCTGGCGTCCTACGGCGGCGGGATCTTCCTGCCCGTGCGCGATGCGCTCTCCGGCACCGACGGCGGCAGCTACGGCGGCGGACGGTACCTGCTGGACACGATCAAGGGCGCCTCCCTGGGACTGGGTGCGGCTCCGGGGAGCCTGGTCCTGGACTTCAACTTCCTCTACAACCCCTCCTGCGCGTACGACGAAGCCTGGGCGTGCCCGCTGCCCGGGCCGGACAACCGGACCGGAGCACCGCTGGCCGTCGGGGAACAGTACGCACAGTACTGA
- a CDS encoding urease subunit gamma yields the protein MFLTPSDTEKLLLSVAGMVARDRRARGVLLNYPEAVALLSCWVMERAREGGLVADLMSQGRSVLTRQDVMEGVPEMIPDLQIEATFPDGRKLVTITDPIS from the coding sequence ATGTTCCTCACACCTTCGGACACGGAAAAGCTGCTGCTCAGCGTGGCGGGCATGGTCGCGCGCGACCGGCGGGCACGCGGCGTCCTGCTGAACTATCCGGAAGCCGTTGCCCTGCTGTCCTGCTGGGTCATGGAACGGGCCCGCGAAGGCGGACTCGTTGCGGATCTCATGAGCCAGGGCCGCAGCGTCCTCACCCGCCAGGACGTCATGGAGGGCGTACCCGAAATGATTCCCGACCTGCAGATCGAGGCCACCTTCCCGGACGGCCGCAAGCTCGTCACCATTACGGACCCCATCTCATGA
- a CDS encoding urease subunit beta, translated as MIPGEVRTASGSLELNAGRETRTLVVTNTGDRPVQIGSHFHFADVNAALAFDRSAAVGFRLGVPAGTAVRFEPGASREVVLVKLAGTGTVPGLQIRHGGAAADDGAAAGAASPEHPGSES; from the coding sequence CTGATCCCGGGCGAGGTCCGCACCGCCTCCGGAAGCCTCGAACTGAACGCGGGGCGGGAGACCAGGACGCTGGTGGTCACCAATACCGGTGACCGTCCGGTCCAGATCGGCTCGCATTTCCACTTCGCCGATGTCAACGCCGCACTCGCCTTTGACCGGAGCGCCGCCGTCGGCTTCCGGCTGGGTGTTCCGGCCGGAACTGCGGTGCGCTTCGAACCGGGAGCCTCGCGCGAGGTGGTCCTGGTGAAGCTGGCCGGCACCGGCACCGTGCCGGGCCTGCAGATCCGGCACGGCGGCGCTGCGGCAGACGACGGCGCCGCCGCAGGCGCAGCGTCGCCGGAGCACCCCGGATCGGAGTCCTGA
- a CDS encoding sulfite exporter TauE/SafE family protein, translating into MTTGLLIVVLVAVFIGAIAQRIAGLGFALLISPFLVILLGSHGGVLMVNVCGLVSSALIMFRVWKDIDWSMYRWLAVPAVIGSVPASAAAVYLPAGPMAVVVGAVVLAALSVSLLMQRTSVTVTGNGAKAVAGFVSGVTNAVAGVGGPSVSAYALMARWPQRPFAATLQPFFVTIAVVTLTAKISLDPGQMPPFQAWAWALIALMIIGGIYAGEKLQRFIRDDQARAAVVVIAFFGAAAALTKGIIDLVA; encoded by the coding sequence GTGACTACCGGACTCCTCATCGTCGTGCTCGTGGCAGTTTTTATCGGTGCGATTGCGCAGCGGATTGCCGGCCTGGGTTTTGCCCTGCTCATCTCTCCGTTCCTCGTGATCCTGCTGGGTTCGCACGGCGGCGTGCTCATGGTGAACGTGTGCGGGCTCGTTTCGTCGGCGCTGATCATGTTCCGTGTCTGGAAGGACATCGACTGGAGCATGTACCGCTGGCTGGCCGTGCCGGCGGTTATCGGCAGCGTGCCGGCGTCGGCGGCGGCCGTGTACCTGCCAGCGGGACCCATGGCAGTGGTGGTGGGAGCCGTGGTGCTGGCAGCGCTGAGTGTTTCCCTGCTGATGCAGCGGACCTCGGTGACCGTGACCGGCAACGGGGCCAAAGCGGTGGCCGGTTTCGTCTCAGGTGTCACCAATGCCGTGGCCGGGGTGGGCGGGCCCTCGGTCAGCGCCTACGCCCTGATGGCGCGCTGGCCGCAGCGTCCGTTCGCGGCCACCCTGCAGCCGTTTTTTGTCACCATCGCCGTTGTCACGCTGACCGCCAAGATCTCCCTTGACCCCGGCCAGATGCCGCCGTTCCAGGCCTGGGCCTGGGCGTTGATCGCCCTGATGATCATCGGTGGTATCTACGCCGGCGAGAAGCTGCAGCGTTTCATCCGCGATGACCAGGCCCGCGCCGCCGTCGTCGTCATCGCCTTCTTCGGTGCAGCCGCTGCGCTGACCAAGGGGATCATCGACCTGGTGGCCTGA
- a CDS encoding phosphodiesterase, translated as MDYLPAEHPRPRHFILHLSDTHLVGGSRPLYGAVDSQAKLAEVFAKLEASGQRPDAIIFTGDLADKGEPEAYAKLHAIVAPVAERMGALLIWAMGNHDNRENLKSMLLGEAPDMAPVDRVYLVNGLRIITLDSTVPGYHHGELSGAQLDWLRNELKTPAPEGTILALHHPPVPSVQDLSVLVELRHQQELAAVLQGTDVRSIIAGHLHYSTFATFAGIPVSVASATCYSQDLTSPGTRGQDAGQAYNMVHVYEDSVVHSVVPLDENSTVGERVDEAETRRRLEAAGVEIRAAEQLASA; from the coding sequence ATGGATTACCTCCCGGCCGAACACCCACGGCCGCGTCATTTCATTCTTCATCTCAGCGACACCCACCTGGTTGGCGGATCCCGTCCCTTGTACGGGGCGGTGGACAGCCAGGCCAAACTGGCAGAGGTCTTCGCGAAGCTGGAAGCTTCAGGGCAGCGGCCCGATGCCATCATCTTTACCGGAGACCTGGCGGACAAGGGCGAACCGGAGGCGTATGCCAAACTCCATGCCATAGTCGCCCCGGTAGCCGAACGCATGGGAGCCCTGCTGATCTGGGCCATGGGAAACCATGACAACCGCGAGAACCTCAAGAGCATGCTGCTGGGAGAAGCCCCGGACATGGCTCCGGTGGACCGCGTGTATCTGGTCAACGGCCTGCGGATCATCACCCTGGATTCCACGGTGCCGGGCTACCACCACGGCGAGCTCAGCGGCGCCCAGCTGGACTGGCTCCGGAACGAGCTCAAAACACCGGCACCCGAGGGCACCATCCTGGCCCTGCATCATCCGCCGGTTCCCAGCGTCCAGGACCTGAGCGTGCTTGTGGAATTGCGCCACCAGCAGGAATTGGCGGCTGTGCTGCAGGGCACGGATGTCCGCTCCATCATCGCCGGCCACCTGCACTACTCCACCTTTGCCACCTTCGCCGGCATCCCGGTCTCCGTTGCCTCAGCCACCTGCTACAGCCAGGACCTGACCTCGCCGGGCACCCGCGGCCAGGACGCGGGCCAGGCGTACAACATGGTGCACGTGTACGAGGACTCGGTAGTGCACTCGGTGGTGCCGCTGGATGAGAACAGCACCGTGGGCGAGCGGGTGGACGAGGCGGAGACCCGCCGCCGGCTGGAAGCAGCGGGGGTGGAAATCCGCGCTGCGGAGCAGCTGGCTTCGGCCTAG
- a CDS encoding MSMEG_6728 family protein, whose translation MQTFLPYDSFPRSARVLDQARLGKQRVETLQVLRALVIPDYGWQSHPAMKMWMGYVPALTAYGLAMTNEWIARGHADTVYEQLLEFAPEAAEADVVLPPWFGDAAFHESHRSNLITKSPEVYAPLFPETPGGLPYVWPEPEHPALPSEPGGDALWVARPVPGAAGEPVIELPMLSVKGTPVAGKKGRTLVRFLEDMDDGDDVVLLGADRSVLLAGTVGPVRLTNDTARRPVTVSGEIRRRDFAYPALLQDPRTLFRVPRPGRLQSGQQP comes from the coding sequence GTGCAGACGTTCCTCCCCTATGACAGCTTTCCCCGCAGCGCCCGGGTCCTGGACCAGGCCCGGCTGGGCAAGCAGCGCGTCGAGACGCTTCAGGTGCTCCGCGCCCTGGTGATTCCGGACTATGGCTGGCAGAGCCACCCGGCCATGAAGATGTGGATGGGCTACGTGCCGGCGCTGACCGCCTACGGGTTGGCGATGACCAATGAGTGGATTGCGCGCGGGCATGCGGACACGGTGTATGAGCAGCTTCTGGAGTTCGCCCCCGAGGCCGCGGAGGCCGACGTCGTCCTGCCGCCCTGGTTCGGCGACGCTGCCTTTCATGAAAGCCACCGCTCAAACCTGATCACAAAATCCCCCGAGGTTTACGCTCCGCTGTTTCCGGAGACTCCCGGCGGGCTGCCGTATGTGTGGCCGGAGCCGGAGCATCCTGCGCTGCCGTCCGAGCCCGGCGGCGATGCCCTGTGGGTGGCCCGGCCCGTGCCCGGCGCCGCCGGGGAACCGGTGATTGAACTGCCAATGCTCTCGGTAAAGGGAACCCCGGTGGCTGGCAAGAAGGGCCGTACGCTGGTGAGGTTCCTGGAGGACATGGACGACGGCGACGACGTTGTGCTTCTCGGTGCCGACCGGTCGGTGCTGCTGGCCGGAACCGTGGGGCCGGTGCGGCTCACGAATGACACGGCGCGGCGCCCGGTGACCGTCAGCGGTGAAATCCGGCGGCGGGACTTTGCGTATCCGGCGCTGCTGCAGGATCCCCGGACGCTGTTCCGGGTGCCGCGGCCCGGCAGGTTGCAGTCAGGTCAGCAGCCGTAA
- a CDS encoding DUF6318 family protein, whose amino-acid sequence MIHERVRAWSGFAVVRVGALGVAAVLVLGGCSGDGEPGAEAAEASSSASPSSGATASASAPSSPTQAPTLAAYKPASAEGPAENVPLPVMPELAKQESKEGLEAFARHWYALINYGYETGEAGPVKAVSGESCNICANYYPQLETAFVDDDWMGGGQVETRSVKSDFVVTPEGRYQVLIQISQQSMDFYSPGEYLGTREISSLDLGVQMIEATYRDGEWFADDVVKIQ is encoded by the coding sequence ATGATCCATGAGCGTGTTCGTGCCTGGTCCGGTTTTGCGGTTGTCCGGGTCGGTGCCCTGGGGGTGGCGGCCGTTCTGGTGCTGGGCGGCTGTTCCGGTGACGGTGAGCCCGGGGCTGAGGCGGCTGAAGCGTCGAGCAGTGCCAGCCCAAGCAGCGGGGCCACTGCCAGTGCGTCTGCCCCGTCGAGTCCGACGCAGGCTCCCACTCTTGCTGCCTACAAGCCGGCCTCCGCGGAGGGTCCCGCCGAGAATGTTCCGCTGCCTGTGATGCCGGAGCTTGCGAAGCAGGAGTCCAAGGAAGGTCTGGAAGCCTTTGCGAGGCACTGGTACGCACTAATCAACTACGGATACGAGACTGGTGAAGCTGGACCAGTGAAGGCCGTAAGTGGGGAGAGCTGCAATATTTGCGCTAATTACTACCCCCAACTAGAGACTGCTTTCGTAGATGACGATTGGATGGGCGGAGGGCAAGTTGAGACCCGCTCGGTAAAGTCTGATTTCGTTGTAACACCTGAGGGGCGTTATCAAGTTCTGATCCAAATTAGCCAACAGTCCATGGATTTCTATTCACCTGGCGAGTACCTAGGAACTCGAGAAATTAGTTCGTTGGATCTAGGTGTGCAGATGATCGAAGCGACGTACCGTGACGGAGAGTGGTTCGCGGATGACGTCGTTAAGATCCAGTAA
- a CDS encoding pyridoxamine 5'-phosphate oxidase family protein: MTTDERPPVVELTPEQSWQYLEKTYHGRLAVSVANRPSIYPVNYYAHDGVILLRTSPGTKLAELTVNDHVAFEADGILSDQAWSVVVKGTTHTLETQSAIDAADELPLQPWVRTLKYRYVEIRPEEITGRFFNLGPEPER, translated from the coding sequence ATGACTACAGACGAGCGGCCCCCCGTGGTGGAACTGACCCCTGAACAGAGCTGGCAGTACCTGGAGAAGACCTATCACGGCCGACTGGCGGTCAGCGTGGCCAACCGGCCGAGCATCTATCCGGTGAACTACTACGCGCACGACGGCGTCATCCTCCTGCGCACCAGCCCCGGCACCAAACTGGCCGAACTGACCGTGAACGACCACGTCGCGTTCGAAGCCGACGGCATCCTCAGTGACCAGGCCTGGTCCGTCGTCGTCAAGGGGACCACGCATACGTTGGAGACCCAGAGCGCGATTGACGCAGCCGATGAGCTGCCGCTGCAACCATGGGTGCGGACGCTGAAGTACCGCTACGTGGAAATCCGGCCGGAGGAGATTACCGGACGCTTCTTCAACCTGGGGCCGGAACCGGAACGGTGA
- a CDS encoding stealth family protein, with product MEVPITDIAAEHDVYFGTPEPVHESEDLQTASLAVVQRVEHRPDVVKVKGRLTLMDTGLTPNQAMVEDLLFVRKVLDDAGISYLLVRGNDQRPVIAVDLAHRAALRRAMVQACREEPFYSRSVDTKKTRTLLIADGELAPGDTSRIIRVFRPRAVSGTNLVFGPSAGVQLELWDLAGSEITLPVENSLTRRTLPASEVVRGTVEKHGLTWPTIENMFADHATDIDFDVDLVFSWVDGSSAEYQAARAARMKDAVVGEGDDNEARFRHINELKYALRSVYMFAPWIRRIFIATDSDRPDWLADHPSVTFVRAEEHFKDPSVLPTHNSQAVEAQLQHIPGLAEHFLYSNDDMFFGRPVGPDLFFSPGGITKFIEASTRIGLGANDPERSGFENAARVNRRLLWERFGRITTRHLEHTAAPLRKSVLLEMEAEFPNEFAATAASRFRAKDNISVTNSLYHYYALLTGRAVTQETAKVKYVDTTSYAGLKSMDKLLAKRNMDLFCLNDGSFPEVPAQERAERVTDFLEKFFPIKAPWEI from the coding sequence TTGGAGGTTCCGATTACCGATATAGCCGCAGAACACGATGTGTATTTCGGTACCCCCGAACCGGTGCATGAGAGCGAAGATCTCCAGACCGCCTCCCTGGCTGTTGTCCAGCGGGTGGAACACCGTCCCGACGTCGTCAAGGTCAAGGGGCGGCTGACGCTCATGGACACTGGCCTGACACCCAACCAGGCCATGGTCGAAGACCTGCTGTTTGTCCGCAAAGTGCTGGACGACGCCGGCATCTCCTACCTGCTGGTGCGTGGCAACGACCAGCGCCCGGTAATCGCCGTCGATCTGGCCCACCGGGCGGCACTGCGCCGCGCCATGGTCCAGGCCTGCCGTGAGGAGCCCTTTTATTCGCGCAGCGTGGACACCAAGAAGACGCGCACCCTGTTGATTGCCGACGGCGAGCTCGCTCCCGGGGACACCTCCCGGATCATCCGCGTCTTCCGTCCGCGGGCGGTCAGCGGCACCAACCTGGTCTTCGGCCCCTCCGCCGGGGTGCAGCTGGAACTCTGGGACCTCGCCGGCTCCGAGATCACGCTGCCGGTGGAGAACTCCCTGACCCGCCGCACCCTGCCGGCCAGCGAAGTGGTCCGCGGAACCGTGGAAAAGCACGGACTCACCTGGCCGACCATCGAGAACATGTTCGCGGACCACGCCACCGACATCGACTTCGACGTGGACCTCGTCTTCTCCTGGGTAGACGGCAGCTCAGCCGAATACCAGGCCGCCCGCGCCGCCCGGATGAAGGACGCCGTCGTCGGCGAAGGTGACGACAACGAGGCCCGCTTCCGCCACATCAACGAGCTCAAGTACGCCCTGCGCTCGGTCTATATGTTTGCGCCCTGGATCCGCCGCATCTTCATCGCCACCGATTCGGACCGGCCTGATTGGCTGGCCGACCACCCGTCGGTGACCTTTGTCCGTGCAGAGGAGCATTTCAAGGACCCTTCGGTGCTGCCCACCCATAATTCGCAGGCCGTCGAGGCCCAGCTGCAGCACATTCCCGGTCTCGCCGAGCACTTCCTGTACTCCAACGACGACATGTTCTTCGGCCGCCCGGTCGGCCCTGACCTGTTCTTCTCCCCCGGCGGCATTACCAAGTTCATTGAGGCCAGCACCCGGATCGGCCTCGGCGCCAACGACCCGGAGCGCAGCGGCTTCGAGAACGCCGCCCGAGTGAACCGACGGCTGCTCTGGGAACGCTTCGGCCGGATCACCACCCGGCATCTGGAACACACTGCCGCACCGCTGCGCAAAAGCGTGCTCTTGGAAATGGAGGCGGAATTCCCCAACGAGTTCGCTGCCACCGCCGCGAGCCGGTTCCGCGCCAAGGACAACATCTCGGTCACCAACTCGCTGTACCACTACTACGCGCTGCTCACCGGGCGCGCGGTGACGCAGGAAACCGCGAAGGTGAAGTACGTGGATACCACCTCCTACGCAGGCCTGAAGAGCATGGACAAGCTGCTGGCCAAGCGGAACATGGACCTGTTCTGCCTCAACGACGGCAGCTTCCCCGAAGTCCCGGCGCAGGAACGCGCGGAGCGGGTCACGGACTTCCTGGAGAAGTTCTTCCCGATCAAGGCACCCTGGGAAATCTAG